AAGTGTTTCCTCGCTATTTGCTGATCTATCTTGTTAGGACCATTTATCAATtgctttaattgaaaaatatttccttcAAACGGAAAAGTCGAATTGTTCCAAAGAGGACCAGTTTGCCTAACTGATTGTACaacatgcaataaaatatgaacattAAATGTCATACTTTCAACTCCGTAATAAACCTGATAATAACCAACAAACTTTAGGGCGTCATATTCGCATTGTACTAATTCTTCTTCGGTGattgttgtttttaataaagtgtACAAAATTCTGACGAGTAATGAATAATGTTTAAGAGCTGTATCATGAAGGATATCTTCCAAACATGGTAGACTGTAGACTAATATCCATGTTTTCACTTCAGCAccttttaacttttcttttcgTGATCGTGGAAGTCGATGTATATCCTGGGTAGGTGTAATAGATAACAGACGTTTTTCAATAGCTTTGACATCCGCATTACGtaatttaaacattgattGTGATTTTGGGCATGTCCACTTATTGTATAACTGCTGCTCAATACCAAAAAGGATAGTATGTAAATAGTCAAAAGAAAAGGACCACACGATATCTATACATGGAATTTGAATTAAAGCAGTATTTCCTTTTACTCCTCTCTCTTGACGTTTATTTGATAAAGTAACAGTTTTTATATCCTTTAAATGACTTTCATGAGATCTTAATTCGGGATCGATATCTCGTAAAGGATATCTAATACCTGAAACTTCTTTAACATAACATCCTGGATGGTAACACCAGCTACAACCATAATACCCATTAAATTGCATTctattttgcaagattggtCGACATACAGAGTCTACACAGTAAGCTAatggacaaaattttacaataatcgattcattttttaaattagttactTCGATACCATTttcatacaataattttgcttCATCGATAaaggtagaaaaaaataattgagctATGTCACTTGTAGGTTCTTTTGTACAAGTTAGTATTCCACATAGtagaatttgtttaaatctaCTGATAGGTGATACAAAATTTGGTTGTACTGAAAGTGGATAAAAGCCTCGTTTTCCACTGTTTGTCAGTGGTGCACCATCGGtacttatattataagttaAGTAACAGGTATTtctattgttaattttgttgtataatttACTGTCATTAACATCTCTCATAATCTTTGTGCTATCAACGTTACACTGATTTACTGTCActgagttaataaaattaaaaatttcttgtttaatgtAGGGAgattcaaataacatttttaactgatatgttaaattaatagacgTAAAATAGTTTGTagattttaacgttattttattatttgtatcacATTTtgaacatgtttttatataattcttaaaatttaattttgatattgaatataaaatttctttgttgcaagaattacaataataatgataatttattttatcgtctGGTGGGTCAAATCTTTGTTGTAATCtatactttgaaatatttatatctttgaaCTCGGGTcctgcaattaattttattaactcaaTCAGTTTTTGTCTTCCTAAATCTGACAGTCTAAATCGAATTGAGAATCCCATTATCAAAGTCATTATGTCACGAATAGTTAAATTAGTTTTCTCAAACATTATAGTATTATCATCAAATGACCCATTAGTCTCGTCGTCACTGATATTCGCATCATAATCATCACTATCAAATTCATTGTTATCAGAATCATAGCCATTTGAACTACTCTCACTCATATGTTTGTCATCATCTTCACTATTGTCTTCTACACTGCTGGCAtcttcattttctttgtcCTCGTCTTCAttgtttatatgaataatttcattatactCAAATGTATCTATAACGCAATAAATGCCTTGattatacattattgattCTGACAATAATCGAAATGAGTACCTTACTAGTAGAAAATAGGCGTCCATAGAAACTATTGGAATGTCTTTGTGGAAGACTACATTATTAGATAATACTATATAGACTAGGGTAGAACTTAATTGGTTAAACtagctatatataatattagatcTACGTGGATGCCtcgataatgaaaataaagtttctatAGGTtagaagattttttaaataaagtagatataataaacttttcattttacaaatctttgaaaaatctAAGTTACAGGATTTCTACTTCAAACTGTgcgaaatataaattctttattttaaaaactgtaaatcaGGGCCACAGCGTGTACATACCTTCAATATTTAAGTCAGGTTTATATTCTGGAGAGCGAATCGCTGTGGAATTATTACTACTAGcttcattattattcattcTCATGTCACAATTATTCTCACTTCTAATACAACAATCACGGTTCTGCTCATTATTCAAGTTAGAAAAATTACtgctttctaaaaaaattagtaataaaaattacttattttatacattactcTCCAtattaaactgttttttttacaataatgtcgacggttcaatattttaatgttacattattttgacatatatattagaatattttttacctgGCACAAAAGCTAATTGATGTTCATAACTCGTAAAAGAATCCCACTTTGATCTAGTAACCCAAGATAAATTATCTCTGAAGTGAGTCTCATAATCTTTATACAATCCTGTTTTGTAACGTCGTTTTACTTTTTTGGGAActgcattatttatatcattatcagAATTAGAATCACATGATGACGAATCACTCATTATCTGAAAACATATttagcaataataaaattcaaattatgtacatatatagttattttatttttatttcttttaatcaaaatatagctggagtattaattatgtattaattattagttataatatattttttatataaaaagaattataaaatgtaattattatgtgtacataatacattatgcacttaaaattttatgttatacactttattattttactttaattacaaaaaatatgggttgattttattaaaatatacttacccgataatgtataatatataatatatactttactTTTTCAATCAGGCTCACtttcacatatatttataaaaaagtaattgtttcATTTAGATCCCGCACCTCAAATATCGATGTAATTATGCGTATTTGACGCGATTTTGCTTAAAACGAATAAATCTGACAAGAATAAGCGTGCATCAGAAAAGCGATCGAGATACTAATCGTTATTAAAGTTGACGAATTAAGGTTAAGAAATCTGTCATACCGAAAAAGCGACGGAACACTATGCGCACGCTCTGTAGTCCCATACGCATGCTCTATGATCACGTGATGTGCTCGTGGCCGCGGCCATGATAGTGAACATTTGCAGAAAGGATCGAGTGGCGGCCGGGACACGTAAAGGCTATTCTACAATTGCGTAAGCGTGATCGTAAGTGGTTGTAAGAGTGTGTAAGGCGTCGTTGTAAAGCGGTACTTCCGGTTGTAGAGCGTGTTGTGGAAGATGGTTGAATTTCATCTTTCACGACTACAACAGATGTGAACGTAAGAGCCAACCAATCAGAGTGCTGTTCACGTCATCATGCCGCACACCGCCATAATTTACTGCACTCTGATCGGTTGCTGTAATCAAGTTTACAACGTATCTTTACTCTATTGTAGATTGATCcgttgtaaaacatttatgacTACTACTACTCCTACTCCTACAACCTTACGCTTACGCAATTGTAGAATAGCCTTAATACGCAGTATTCACATATTTGCAAGGTACACGATTATAAACACGTGTGGTGACGCTTTTGTACTTGTATTTAGTAGaaacatttagataaaaattatttctttgtttagaTAAAATGTacgcttatataaaattgttatctgggaaaaataaagacaaaaaaaaaattattcccaCATCTTGCATCAAGAATTTTAAACCAGAGTcacacaagaaaattttaaagtatcaAGTGGAAGAAACAGTAGGCGAAGAACCGTATGTAGCAACGATTTTGTTACTATcaggtatatatataataaatattacaacttttattcgattttggttacgttccgtttcacgcatgatgcgtatgatgcatcgttcatcctcGTTTATCGTACGTTAGATAAACAACAAAGATGAACAATATAtcatgcgtatcatgcgtgaaacggaacgtaaTAGGCTgcacgttccgtttcacgcataatgcgcataatgcgtctttcatctttatttaacatcagataaacaacaaagatgaacaatgcattatgcgcattatgcgtgaaacggaacgcagccatagCCTTTGCCTGGTTTtgttctttgtttttatatatacatgttgcTTGTGTTATATATTAGATTCAAATGAAGaacttaaagaaataattagaacaAAAAGTGTTCGTGCTTCACCATCGTATTTGCTTGTGACAGCTTCGGATAAATCTGACAACGAGGgaaaaaaacagttaaagCGTTCAAAAACTTTTCAAGTTAGTCGTGTCCtatatatcacaaattttctgttagatttctgtttaaaaatattgtacaaattatttattatatatttttcatcaatagATGAATCGTCAGTTAAAAGAACAAGAGGAACTagtctgtaataaattatcaaagttTAAGAGTGATTTATTGCCAATAAACGTTACATTAAAAGATAAGGTAAATGAGTGAATTCATATagtataactataataaatagaaaacaaaaaaatgagatAACTTAGTAATTATAGCCAAGGAATAAGTAAATGAATAGTCAACAAACTATTTGTGTTGTAAATCACAGTCTTACAACATTTCGACCACAGAATTTGATCCTTCTAAAGTGAATTAATccattatcaaaataaattattcgcagGATAACGACTGTTTACAAGCTCGTGCCAACAAATTCATAAAAGTTGTGTCTCATACTGTCAATAACGAACaagtgtataaataattacattacaaagcAGTCAAAtcagtatatattttgaaaagatgtTACAGACGTGATTTAAAAGTGTCAAGCATGGATAAAGGCGgcagaaagattttttatgcattgaTTTGTTTGTTATTGACAATGAGACGCAACAACCATTATGAATTCGTTGGCACGAGTTTATGAACAGTTGTTGTCctgcgaataatttatctttgtaaTAGATTAATTCACTTGAGAAAGACCAAATCCTATGTTCAAAATGTTATGAGACTgtgatttacaataaaatagtgTCAGTTTGTCGATCAATCTACTCATTCCTTGgttataatagaaaagttaagcttctgtacaaaatttaagttttaaatattttataggaaaATTTAGATTTGTCAAACATTACTGATACACCGCCATCACCCAAAAAATATAGAGTAACAGAAGATTTagcacaaacaaaaaataaattcatgcaAGATGACAATCTAGTCAAAGCACTAACCAAAGAAACAAACACGAGAAACGAAAAGGAGAAGTGTGGTAATGAGTCCCCAAAAAAACAGTTAAAGCATTCAAAAACTTTTCAGGTTAGTCGTGTCCtatatatcacaaattttctgttagttttctgtttaaaaatattgtataaattatttattatatatttttcatcaatagATGAATTGTCAATTAAAAGAACAAGAGGAACTagtctgtaataaattatcaaacttTAAGAGTGATTTATTGCCAATGAACGCagttacattaaaagataAGGTAAATGAGTGAATTCATATAGTATtgtataactataataaatagaaaacaaaaaaagagataacTTAGTAATTATAGCCGAGGAATAAGTAAATGAATAGTCAACAAACTATTTGTGTTGTGAATCACAGTCTTACAACATTTCGACCATAGAATTTGATCCTTCTAAAGTGAATTAATCCATTAtcaagataaattattcgcagGATAACGACTGTTTACAAACTCGTGCCAACAAATTCATAAAAGTTGTGTCTCATACTGTCAATAACGAACAAGTGTATAAATGATTACATTACAAAGCAGTCAAGtcagtaaatattttgaaaagatgtTACAGACGTGATTTAAAAGTGTTAAGCATGGATAAAGGCGgcagaaagattttttatgcattaatttgtttgttattgACAATGAGACGCAACAACCTTTATGAATTCGTTGGCACGAGTTTATGAACAGTTGTTGTCctgcgaataatttatctttctaaTGGATTAATTCACTTGAGAAAGACCAAATCCTATGTTCAAAATGTTATGAGACTgtgatttacaataaaatagtgTCAGTTTGTCGATCAATCTACTCATTCCTTGGCTATAATAGAAAAGTTAAGcttctatacaaaatttaagttttaaatattttataggaaaATTAGATTTGTCAAACATTACTGATACACCGCCATCACCCAAAAAATATAGAGTAACAGAAGATTTagcacaaacaaaaaataaattcatgca
The Monomorium pharaonis isolate MP-MQ-018 unplaced genomic scaffold, ASM1337386v2 scaffold_96, whole genome shotgun sequence genome window above contains:
- the LOC118648847 gene encoding uncharacterized protein LOC118648847, whose product is MSDSSSCDSNSDNDINNAVPKKVKRRYKTGLYKDYETHFRDNLSWVTRSKWDSFTSYEHQLAFVPESSNFSNLNNEQNRDCCIRSENNCDMRMNNNEASSNNSTAIRSPEYKPDLNIEDTFEYNEIIHINNEDEDKENEDASSVEDNSEDDDKHMSESSSNGYDSDNNEFDSDDYDANISDDETNGSFDDNTIMFEKTNLTIRDIMTLIMGFSIRFRLSDLGRQKLIELIKLIAGPEFKDINISKYRLQQRFDPPDDKINYHYYCNSCNKEILYSISKLNFKNYIKTCSKCDTNNKITLKSTNYFTSINLTYQLKMLFESPYIKQEIFNFINSVTVNQCNVDSTKIMRDVNDSKLYNKINNRNTCYLTYNISTDGAPLTNSGKRGFYPLSVQPNFVSPISRFKQILLCGILTCTKEPTSDIAQLFFSTFIDEAKLLYENGIEVTNLKNESIIVKFCPLAYCVDSVCRPILQNRMQFNGYYGCSWCYHPGCYVKEVSGIRYPLRDIDPELRSHESHLKDIKTVTLSNKRQERGVKGNTALIQIPCIDIVWSFSFDYLHTILFGIEQQLYNKWTCPKSQSMFKLRNADVKAIEKRLLSITPTQDIHRLPRSRKEKLKGAEVKTWILVYSLPCLEDILHDTALKHYSLLVRILYTLLKTTITEEELVQCEYDALKFVGYYQVYYGVESMTFNVHILLHVVQSVRQTGPLWNNSTFPFEGNIFQLKQLINGPNKIDQQIARKHLQQLHFKTGNVNYSSNIIKNYCTDIFRHKNLSTYFYCGEDVVFTGASYSKKIDGQYCRVFKKCIYNGKVFHSIKYTKVKRTNDTMIQLKSGHFGRIIDIIEKENKCYLALSKIVTFSEDPFIVTHIKKIRTEDFQNYKIVPITDVLSKIISVNINNLEFLCKLPNTFEIQ
- the LOC118648848 gene encoding uncharacterized protein LOC118648848; translation: MYAYIKLLSGKNKDKKKIIPTSCIKNFKPESHKKILKYQVEETVGEEPYVATILLLSDSNEELKEIIRTKSVRASPSYLLVTASDKSDNEGKKQLKRSKTFQMNRQLKEQEELVCNKLSKFKSDLLPINVTLKDKENLDLSNITDTPPSPKKYRVTEDLAQTKNKFMQDDNLVKALTKETNTRNEKEKCGNESPKKQLKHSKTFQMNCQLKEQEELVCNKLSNFKSDLLPMNAVTLKDKVNE